A stretch of DNA from Candidatus Methylomirabilota bacterium:
AAGGCGGGACTCCCGCGGTGGGATTCAGCTTCACCTGGGGTGGTCCGGCTCGTCGGTCCGAGTCAATCCAAGGTCCGTGATTGGGTTGCGGAGTTGCTCGGCGCTGGCCCAGTTCGCGAACGAGGCGGGCGTTGCCAAGGCGGTCGAGGCGCTCAGGCAGGCAACGCTTGGTGCCAGCCCCCGCAACCGTGCACGACCAGGAGTTATCCTCGCTATTGCCTGCTCGAGACCATCCGACAATACGGTCTCGAGAAGCTCGGCGATTCTCCCGACAGCGAGGTGGTGCGCGCTCGTCATCGCGACTTCTGTCTTCATTTCGCGGAGCACGCCGAAGAACGATTGCAGGGCCACGACCAAGTCGGTTGGCTGAATCGTCTGGAGACCGACCAGCCACTTCGAAGATAGCGTGGCTCGTTTTGGCCGGAGCAGACCCGTCACTTCCTGGACTCGTAGCCTTTCTGGATGGCGGAGCGCTTGTCGGGACTGTTGACGCTGCCTGGCGGGGCCAGTCGGTCTTTGAAGGTCTCGACCAGACCGGAGCTCGCCTTGGCGCTGCCGAGCCCCTCGCCGATGGCCACGTAGGTGCCGAGGTTCTCTTCCCAGTTGGTGACGCCACGATCGCGCGCCAGATCGCCGAGCTTCTTCTGGTAGGCGTCGAAGGGCCCGCCCGACTTCGCGTAGGCCTCGGTCGCGATCCGGACGTCGTCGAAGTACGCAGTGTCGCCGGGGCTCGAGGAGGCGGAGCTGCTCGCGGAGGAGTCCGACGAGCTCTTCGAGCTGTCCGACGAGCTCTTCGAGCTGTCCGACGAGCTCCTGGAGCTGTCCGAGAGCGAGCAGCCGAGCGGACCCAGCAGCACGGCCAGCAACAGCAGGAGACTCACCGGTTGCCAGCGCCGCCGCACGAAGAAATGTGTCAAGTCGCCGCTCCTCCGGGGGTGGCGATGCCGCCGAGGACTATAGCGGCAATGGCGCGACAACGCAAACACGCCCGTGTGCGCCGACGCGCCAGGGACCGCCGTGCGCTCCTGCCCGCGATGCCAGCGAAGGAGATCGCGGCATTCCTCCGCTCCACGCCGGTGTTCACCGGCCTTCCCGCGCGCGAGATCGACTCCATCGCCTCGGTCGTCGATGACGGTCTGTTCACGCGCTTTCCGAAGCCGGACGTGGTGGTGGGTCAGCATGTCATGGTCGGACCGGCGACCGCGTGGTCAGGCGCGGCCAGCC
This window harbors:
- a CDS encoding putative lipoprotein, with the protein product MTHFFVRRRWQPVSLLLLLAVLLGPLGCSLSDSSRSSSDSSKSSSDSSKSSSDSSASSSASSSPGDTAYFDDVRIATEAYAKSGGPFDAYQKKLGDLARDRGVTNWEENLGTYVAIGEGLGSAKASSGLVETFKDRLAPPGSVNSPDKRSAIQKGYESRK